In Kordia antarctica, the following proteins share a genomic window:
- a CDS encoding acyl-CoA thioesterase, producing the protein MYFKEFEIRWSDLDANRHLANSAYINFMSHTRMGFLIESGFTQRELAKQNIGPVVFYEHIYYFKEAFLGKPVKVSLEVAGLSEDGMFFEFLHNFYDANGKNFASCEIMGAWIDLKSRQLIGLPTEFNKALRDVPRAKTFKILTKEDTRKFGKKPENLE; encoded by the coding sequence ATGTATTTTAAAGAATTTGAAATTCGATGGAGTGATTTAGACGCAAATCGTCATTTAGCCAACTCCGCTTACATAAATTTTATGAGTCATACGCGTATGGGTTTCCTTATTGAAAGTGGATTTACGCAACGTGAATTAGCCAAACAAAATATTGGTCCTGTGGTGTTTTATGAACATATCTATTATTTTAAAGAAGCATTTTTGGGAAAACCAGTCAAGGTTTCGTTAGAAGTTGCAGGTTTAAGCGAAGACGGAATGTTCTTTGAGTTTCTTCATAATTTTTATGATGCAAACGGAAAAAACTTTGCAAGTTGCGAAATTATGGGCGCATGGATTGATTTAAAATCTCGCCAATTGATTGGATTACCAACAGAATTTAACAAAGCTTTGCGCGATGTGCCACGTGCAAAAACATTCAAAATATTGACAAAAGAAGATACACGGAAATTTGGCAAGAAGCCTGAGAATTTGGAGTAG
- a CDS encoding TerY-C metal binding domain-containing protein, with the protein MRRLPIYFLIDVSESMVGDPISEVQDGIANIIQELKTDPRALETVFISIIVFAGEAKTLVPLQDIISFYPPKFPVGSGTSLGKGLGHLMFELRKNLVKTTAEQKGDWKPIVFLFTDGVPTDDSSTAIREWQSNWKKTANLVAVSLGDGADAHILNQLTENIIHLKNTDHSAYKEFFKWVSDSIKTSSESVENNKSGFELANLASANLEEMDVTKDSRGENTHKVDDNFVVISALCQNTRKNYLMKYKKVIKQSNFAGIELGTKSYRLNGAYQVDDTYKELSGNEEIKLTVNTDELIGAPTCPCCGNQIAFAVCQCNQIHCIGDEEVTTCPGCGNRGKYGAGTGGFDVNRTRG; encoded by the coding sequence ATGAGAAGATTACCAATATACTTTTTAATTGATGTTTCAGAATCTATGGTAGGCGATCCTATCAGCGAAGTTCAAGATGGAATTGCAAACATAATTCAAGAATTAAAAACAGATCCTAGAGCATTAGAAACTGTATTTATATCTATTATCGTATTTGCAGGTGAAGCAAAAACGTTAGTTCCTTTGCAGGATATTATAAGCTTCTATCCACCAAAATTTCCCGTAGGTAGCGGAACATCTTTAGGAAAAGGATTGGGACATTTAATGTTTGAACTCAGAAAAAATTTAGTAAAAACAACCGCAGAACAAAAAGGAGATTGGAAACCAATTGTATTCTTATTTACAGATGGTGTTCCAACAGATGATAGCAGTACAGCAATCCGAGAATGGCAAAGCAACTGGAAAAAAACCGCAAACTTAGTCGCAGTTTCCTTAGGTGATGGCGCAGATGCACATATCTTAAATCAACTTACAGAAAATATAATTCATCTAAAAAATACAGATCATTCCGCATACAAGGAATTTTTTAAATGGGTAAGTGATTCCATAAAAACAAGTAGTGAAAGTGTAGAAAACAACAAATCTGGCTTTGAACTTGCCAATCTAGCTTCTGCCAATTTAGAAGAAATGGATGTCACCAAAGACAGTCGCGGAGAAAACACACACAAAGTAGATGACAATTTTGTCGTTATAAGTGCATTGTGTCAAAACACGCGTAAAAACTATTTGATGAAATATAAAAAAGTCATCAAACAATCAAACTTCGCAGGAATTGAATTAGGTACAAAATCCTATCGACTCAACGGAGCATACCAAGTTGATGATACGTACAAAGAATTATCAGGCAACGAAGAAATAAAACTAACCGTAAACACAGACGAACTCATTGGTGCGCCAACGTGTCCATGTTGCGGAAATCAAATTGCCTTTGCGGTATGTCAATGCAATCAAATTCACTGTATTGGTGACGAAGAAGTAACAACGTGTCCTGGCTGTGGAAACAGAGGAAAATACGGCGCAGGAACTGGTGGTTTTGACGTAAATCGTACGCGCGGATAA
- a CDS encoding helix-hairpin-helix domain-containing protein, which yields MATKTVTSIIDTSKSYQYVDNGDPMRGGMKDVYFSPNKDYVVAFYRDKQNYNSIERLKKIVTTYYKSFFEREGGDYYKELYSWPTDVIKEKDLIGIVVPTYSKNFFFAKGYESLDLLKGAEKEGKWYASAKFRSKTSKLRLAKSELGNWLSYFQVCVNISRGVKRLHAAGLAHSDLSYKNVLIDPVTKTAAIIDIDGLVVPGLYPPEVIGTADFIAPEVIATKHLDVKDPKRNLPNRHTDLHALAVLIYMYLFYRHPLRGGNYFGQMEADEEEDLLMGEKALFIEHPTDDKNRNFKREYGDNVKNFHPWTDLKSTPYSIAGPYLKALFDRAFIKGLQNPRERPIAESWEQALIKTDDLKLKCSNHACDQQWFIFDNSKVTKCPFCGTQYRNSIPVLDFFYEFKPNVWKPENQRLVICHNTTLHKWHVDRNIIRNEKLTNQDKKRLGYFAFHQGKWLLINEALMTLKDVTNDTEIPIGQSVELINGNKLLLATDKGNRVATITITNQ from the coding sequence ATGGCTACAAAAACAGTAACATCTATAATAGACACTTCCAAAAGTTATCAATATGTTGATAACGGTGATCCGATGCGCGGCGGAATGAAAGATGTATATTTTAGTCCAAACAAAGATTATGTTGTTGCTTTTTACAGAGACAAGCAAAATTACAATTCCATTGAACGCTTAAAGAAGATTGTTACTACGTATTACAAAAGCTTTTTTGAACGTGAAGGTGGCGATTATTATAAAGAATTATACTCGTGGCCAACCGATGTAATTAAGGAAAAGGACTTGATCGGAATCGTAGTGCCAACGTATTCTAAAAATTTCTTCTTTGCGAAAGGATATGAAAGTCTCGATTTACTAAAAGGTGCTGAAAAAGAAGGAAAATGGTATGCAAGTGCCAAATTTAGATCGAAAACTTCAAAACTGCGCTTGGCAAAATCAGAACTTGGCAATTGGCTGAGTTACTTTCAAGTATGTGTAAATATTTCTCGTGGTGTCAAAAGATTGCACGCCGCAGGATTGGCACATTCTGACTTATCATATAAAAATGTATTGATTGATCCTGTAACGAAAACTGCCGCCATTATTGACATTGACGGATTGGTTGTCCCAGGATTATATCCGCCAGAAGTAATTGGAACCGCCGATTTTATTGCGCCAGAAGTAATTGCCACGAAACACTTAGATGTAAAAGATCCGAAGCGTAATTTGCCAAACCGACATACCGATTTGCACGCGCTTGCGGTTTTAATATACATGTACTTATTTTACAGACATCCATTGCGTGGCGGAAACTACTTTGGACAAATGGAAGCTGATGAAGAGGAAGATTTATTAATGGGCGAGAAAGCACTATTTATAGAACATCCAACCGACGATAAAAACAGAAACTTTAAACGAGAATACGGTGATAATGTGAAAAATTTTCATCCGTGGACAGATCTTAAAAGTACGCCATACTCAATTGCAGGACCTTATTTAAAAGCATTATTCGATCGTGCATTTATAAAAGGACTTCAAAATCCGAGAGAACGTCCAATTGCAGAAAGCTGGGAACAAGCGTTGATTAAAACAGACGATTTAAAGCTAAAATGTAGCAATCATGCGTGCGATCAGCAATGGTTTATATTTGATAATTCTAAAGTCACAAAATGTCCTTTCTGCGGAACGCAATACAGAAATTCCATTCCAGTTTTAGATTTTTTCTATGAATTTAAACCCAATGTTTGGAAACCTGAAAATCAACGTTTGGTCATTTGCCACAATACAACATTGCACAAATGGCATGTAGACAGAAATATTATCAGAAATGAAAAACTAACCAATCAAGATAAAAAGAGATTGGGTTATTTCGCTTTTCACCAAGGAAAATGGTTGTTAATTAATGAAGCTTTAATGACACTAAAAGATGTAACGAATGACACCGAAATTCCAATAGGACAAAGTGTAGAACTAATAAACGGAAACAAATTATTACTCGCTACTGATAAAGGAAACAGAGTAGCAACTATAACAATAACTAACCAATAA
- a CDS encoding TerD family protein, which yields MAINLSKGQKIDLRKSSGEQLTNFCVGVNWGAIETIKKGFFGSKKVIEDVDLDLSCIMTDANGEIFDWIYSPEYNGFLQQNNQPLGKLISKDGALRHSGDDRQGDVGGDDGLDNEIISVDLNKVDPSIDKIFFFLNIYLNKGQNFDFASIPFAKIRMYEGTPSRVNNVHSNYDIVTDNSYAGKGALIMGKLYRRNGEWKFDAIGEPSDDKIFLQTIQKILTNYAK from the coding sequence ATGGCTATAAATTTATCCAAAGGACAAAAAATTGACTTAAGAAAATCGTCTGGAGAACAACTTACCAACTTTTGTGTAGGTGTAAACTGGGGAGCAATAGAAACAATAAAAAAAGGCTTCTTTGGAAGTAAAAAAGTTATTGAAGATGTTGATTTAGACTTAAGTTGTATTATGACTGATGCAAACGGAGAAATTTTCGATTGGATCTATTCTCCAGAATACAACGGCTTCTTACAACAAAACAACCAGCCACTAGGAAAACTTATTTCTAAAGATGGTGCATTGCGTCACAGTGGTGATGACAGACAAGGTGATGTTGGAGGCGATGACGGACTTGACAATGAAATTATTAGTGTAGACTTAAACAAAGTAGACCCTAGCATTGATAAAATATTCTTCTTTTTAAATATCTACTTAAACAAAGGACAAAACTTTGACTTTGCTAGCATTCCATTTGCAAAAATTAGAATGTACGAAGGAACGCCATCACGCGTAAACAATGTACACTCTAACTACGACATTGTAACAGATAATTCGTATGCTGGAAAAGGAGCTTTAATCATGGGGAAATTATACCGCAGAAACGGAGAGTGGAAATTTGATGCCATTGGAGAACCATCTGATGACAAAATATTCCTTCAAACAATTCAAAAAATATTAACCAATTACGCAAAGTAA
- a CDS encoding TerB family tellurite resistance protein — MKTLEELKKAVLADGVIDADEVQEIEKVIYADGKIDQDEADFLFELNDAVTGKDNHSSWTDLFIKAVASFVLDDDGSNGEIDADEAAYLVKQIEGDGEVDATEHALLVYLKSAVDKLPESLEKLLK, encoded by the coding sequence ATGAAAACATTAGAAGAATTAAAAAAAGCAGTATTAGCAGATGGAGTAATTGATGCTGATGAAGTGCAAGAAATAGAAAAAGTAATTTATGCTGATGGGAAAATTGACCAAGATGAAGCTGATTTCTTATTTGAATTAAATGATGCCGTTACCGGAAAAGACAATCACAGCTCTTGGACCGATTTATTTATCAAAGCAGTTGCTAGTTTTGTATTAGATGATGATGGATCTAACGGAGAAATTGACGCTGACGAAGCAGCATATTTAGTAAAGCAAATAGAAGGTGACGGAGAAGTAGATGCTACGGAACATGCACTTTTAGTATACCTAAAAAGTGCTGTTGATAAACTTCCAGAAAGCTTAGAAAAACTTTTAAAATAA
- a CDS encoding vWA domain-containing protein, whose protein sequence is MRKLPVYVLLDTSGSMMGEPIEAVKNGVQVMISSLRQNPQAIETAFLSIITFNSTAQQVVPLTDLSSFQTPDIQASGTTALGGALELVSTCIDNEVASTTAESKGDWKPLIFIMTDGIPTDNIQRGLTELKKRHTAIIVACAAGSGADTSFLKQITENVVSLDTADSQSISKFFAWVTASIGVTSSKVEDSGKEATGLNELPPPPSELNIVL, encoded by the coding sequence ATGAGAAAATTGCCCGTTTACGTATTACTAGACACGTCTGGCTCCATGATGGGAGAACCAATAGAAGCTGTAAAAAATGGTGTGCAGGTTATGATTAGTTCCTTACGTCAAAATCCGCAAGCAATTGAAACTGCCTTTTTAAGCATCATTACGTTCAACAGTACTGCACAACAAGTAGTTCCGTTGACAGATTTAAGTTCGTTTCAAACGCCCGATATTCAGGCAAGTGGAACAACAGCTTTGGGCGGCGCTTTAGAATTGGTAAGTACGTGTATAGATAATGAAGTTGCTTCTACGACTGCCGAAAGTAAAGGAGATTGGAAACCGTTAATATTTATTATGACAGACGGAATTCCAACGGATAACATTCAAAGAGGTTTAACAGAATTAAAAAAACGACACACCGCAATTATTGTTGCGTGTGCCGCAGGAAGTGGCGCAGATACGTCGTTTCTAAAACAAATTACGGAAAACGTGGTAAGTTTGGATACTGCTGACAGTCAGAGCATTTCCAAATTTTTCGCATGGGTAACAGCCTCAATTGGCGTAACCTCATCAAAAGTAGAAGATTCAGGGAAAGAAGCGACTGGCTTAAACGAATTGCCGCCGCCGCCATCTGAATTAAATATCGTACTATAA
- a CDS encoding PrsW family intramembrane metalloprotease: protein MELVLLSIAPALLVMIYIYYSDKYDKEPRHLLFICFLFGAVGSIFLAAISHFFVSKYYPEFEEQIIWIQFCKAFVVVALVEEFSKYIFVRYFAQTRKAFDEPFDGIVYAVMVSMGFAVTENLAYAFQGGIEVALYRAFTAVPAHATFGIIMGYYMGKAKFSRYRVRYNLMGLALAVFFHGIYDFFLFINYIPGISVGAFMSLAIGILLSQKAIRIHQENSHFKPK, encoded by the coding sequence ATGGAATTAGTATTATTATCAATAGCGCCTGCGTTACTGGTTATGATTTACATTTATTATAGTGACAAATATGACAAGGAACCGCGTCATCTGTTATTTATATGTTTCTTATTTGGTGCCGTTGGAAGCATTTTTTTAGCTGCAATTTCACACTTTTTCGTTTCAAAATATTATCCCGAATTTGAAGAACAAATTATTTGGATTCAGTTCTGCAAAGCTTTCGTTGTAGTAGCTTTAGTAGAAGAATTTAGCAAATATATTTTTGTTCGCTATTTTGCACAAACACGCAAAGCCTTTGACGAACCTTTTGACGGAATTGTCTACGCAGTAATGGTTTCTATGGGTTTTGCGGTCACAGAAAACTTGGCGTATGCATTTCAAGGCGGAATAGAAGTTGCGTTATATAGAGCGTTTACAGCAGTTCCTGCACATGCAACTTTTGGTATTATTATGGGTTATTATATGGGAAAAGCTAAATTTTCAAGATATCGCGTTCGATACAACCTCATGGGATTGGCGTTGGCAGTTTTCTTTCATGGAATCTATGATTTCTTCTTATTCATCAATTACATTCCAGGAATTTCGGTTGGCGCGTTTATGTCGTTAGCTATTGGAATATTATTATCACAAAAAGCCATTCGAATTCATCAAGAAAATTCACACTTTAAACCGAAGTAG
- a CDS encoding sodium:calcium antiporter — MWILISILLIVLCCIIIWRASDGFEAASEYLGRNLSEGVRGATINAIGSSMPELFTTLFFLFVLKDKDGFAGGIGTTAGSAIFNGMIIPAVVILVVVIKGVTSHVEVSKKVLLRDGISLLICELVLIFLLGDASLNWTHGLILMGLYAVYAIYMLSSMKKAGAEEDDEEEEDEDEDEDEADAGFFMNLITLNLEPVFIKDKINSKNGWTLLIFAMLVIGGACLLLVKSCEWLGDELNIPIYFIAVILASAATSVPDTILSMKDAKKGNYDDAVSNALGSNIFDVCFALGFPLFLFTIIYGPIVMSPDTIQNVAELRILLFIFTLLAFIIYIVKPKMGIVSAVLLLLIYVVFTVYIFGRSADSETALQVSQWLQTINDFVETLRFWK; from the coding sequence ATGTGGATTCTCATTTCAATACTATTAATTGTACTTTGCTGTATTATCATTTGGCGCGCCAGTGACGGCTTTGAAGCAGCTTCGGAATACTTAGGAAGAAACCTTAGCGAAGGTGTTCGTGGTGCAACCATAAACGCAATTGGCTCCTCGATGCCAGAATTATTTACCACATTATTTTTCCTATTTGTTTTAAAAGATAAAGACGGATTTGCCGGCGGAATTGGAACTACAGCAGGTAGCGCCATTTTTAACGGAATGATTATTCCTGCAGTTGTCATCTTAGTAGTTGTCATCAAAGGTGTGACTTCACATGTAGAAGTCTCTAAAAAAGTATTACTAAGAGATGGAATTTCACTTTTAATCTGTGAATTGGTCTTAATATTTTTATTGGGCGATGCGTCTCTAAATTGGACACATGGTTTAATTTTAATGGGATTATACGCAGTATACGCAATTTATATGCTTAGTTCTATGAAAAAAGCTGGCGCAGAAGAAGATGACGAGGAAGAAGAAGATGAAGACGAGGATGAGGATGAAGCAGATGCTGGTTTCTTTATGAATCTAATCACACTAAACTTAGAACCTGTATTTATAAAAGATAAAATCAATTCAAAAAATGGTTGGACATTGTTAATTTTTGCAATGTTAGTCATTGGTGGCGCGTGTTTACTATTAGTAAAATCGTGTGAATGGTTAGGTGACGAACTAAACATTCCTATTTACTTTATTGCAGTAATTTTAGCAAGTGCAGCGACAAGTGTGCCGGATACTATTTTATCTATGAAAGATGCTAAAAAAGGAAACTATGATGATGCGGTTTCAAATGCATTAGGAAGTAACATATTCGATGTATGTTTTGCTTTAGGATTTCCATTGTTCCTATTTACAATCATCTACGGACCAATCGTAATGAGCCCAGATACGATTCAAAATGTAGCTGAACTCCGAATTTTACTATTCATATTTACATTGTTGGCATTCATTATTTACATTGTAAAACCAAAAATGGGAATTGTAAGCGCAGTTTTATTATTGCTAATTTATGTAGTATTTACAGTATACATTTTCGGTAGATCGGCAGATTCTGAAACAGCATTACAAGTAAGTCAGTGGTTACAAACTATTAATGACTTTGTAGAAACACTTCGTTTTTGGAAGTAA
- a CDS encoding vWA domain-containing protein, with translation MRRLPVYFLLDTSGSMYGEPIEALNNALSGMINTLRSDPQASETLWISIITFDREVKELIPLTDLQSFQLPEITCPQSGPTFTGKALEFLAQKVTADIRKGSAEQKGDWRPLLFLFTDGKPSDVQLYREAVPKIKAINFGTIVGCAAGHLADDEKLKELTDTVVHLQTTDSNTLKQFFMWVSDTIEQGNKSLGTTDTVSLPPPPSEDIIVI, from the coding sequence ATGAGAAGACTTCCAGTATATTTCTTATTGGATACCTCTGGTTCAATGTATGGCGAACCTATTGAAGCGCTAAACAATGCATTATCTGGTATGATAAATACGCTTCGTTCCGATCCGCAAGCTTCGGAAACGTTATGGATAAGCATTATTACATTTGACCGAGAAGTAAAAGAATTAATTCCGCTAACGGACTTGCAATCATTTCAGTTACCTGAAATAACGTGTCCGCAAAGTGGTCCAACATTTACAGGAAAAGCATTGGAATTTCTTGCTCAAAAAGTTACTGCGGATATCCGAAAAGGTTCTGCAGAACAAAAAGGAGATTGGCGTCCATTACTATTTTTATTTACCGATGGAAAACCTTCCGATGTACAACTCTACAGAGAAGCAGTACCAAAGATTAAAGCTATAAACTTTGGTACTATTGTAGGTTGTGCCGCTGGACATTTGGCAGATGATGAAAAACTAAAAGAACTCACAGATACGGTTGTACATTTACAAACAACCGATAGCAATACGCTAAAACAATTTTTCATGTGGGTTTCGGACACTATTGAACAAGGAAATAAAAGTCTCGGAACAACGGATACTGTATCGTTGCCACCACCACCAAGTGAAGACATTATTGTAATCTAA
- a CDS encoding YheT family hydrolase, translating to MPILNTYYDPPFVFKNGHFSTVYSGLFRKGAKIEQKRERIILSDSDFIDLDWSFAKKKTNKVIILLHGLEGNAQRAYITRSAKLFNDNEYDAIAMNFRGCSGESNRLYRSYNAGATEDLREVVTHVLTNHPQYDHIIIKGFSLGGNMLLKYLGEPIRVPKEVKAGIAISVPCSLHGSLQQMDRLENRLYTNRFVKHLHGKLMEKNRSFPQLLNIENIKKADTLFKIDDLYSSKAHGYKDALDYYKKCSSLQYLRYIKTPTLIINALNDSFLSEDCYPIKEAEANNDLYLEMPKYGGHVGFFEFGKIYHTESQALSFATSV from the coding sequence TTGCCAATATTAAATACATATTACGATCCACCATTTGTTTTTAAAAATGGTCATTTTTCAACAGTTTATTCAGGCTTGTTTCGAAAAGGTGCAAAAATTGAACAGAAAAGAGAACGCATTATCTTGAGCGATAGTGATTTTATAGATTTAGATTGGAGTTTCGCCAAGAAGAAAACCAACAAAGTCATCATTTTGTTACACGGTTTGGAAGGAAATGCGCAACGCGCTTACATAACTCGATCCGCAAAATTATTTAATGATAATGAATACGATGCTATTGCGATGAACTTTAGAGGTTGTAGTGGCGAATCCAATCGTTTATATCGATCTTACAACGCTGGCGCAACCGAAGATTTAAGAGAAGTTGTTACGCATGTACTTACCAATCATCCGCAATACGATCATATTATTATAAAAGGATTTAGTTTAGGCGGAAACATGTTGTTGAAGTATTTGGGCGAACCAATTCGTGTTCCAAAAGAAGTAAAAGCTGGTATTGCTATTTCGGTTCCATGCTCTTTACATGGTTCATTACAACAAATGGATCGGTTGGAAAATCGGTTGTACACAAATCGTTTTGTAAAGCATTTGCATGGAAAACTCATGGAAAAAAATCGTTCATTTCCGCAATTACTGAATATAGAAAACATTAAAAAAGCTGATACTTTATTTAAAATAGACGATTTATATTCTTCCAAAGCACATGGCTATAAAGACGCGTTGGATTATTATAAAAAGTGTTCTTCCTTACAGTATTTACGCTACATTAAAACGCCAACATTAATTATTAATGCCTTAAATGATTCTTTTTTGTCTGAAGATTGTTACCCAATTAAAGAAGCGGAAGCAAATAATGATTTGTATTTAGAAATGCCAAAATATGGCGGACATGTTGGTTTTTTTGAATTTGGTAAAATTTACCACACAGAATCACAAGCTTTGAGTTTTGCTACTTCGGTTTAA
- a CDS encoding YicC family protein, whose translation MTGFGKSVEQLPSKKITIELKSLNSKSLDLNARIPSSYREKELGMRKTIASALVRGKVDFSLYIEATAEETSTVINKAVVKQYMRQLRDIEPEAKDVELLKMVIRMPDALKTEREEIDEKEFEVIEKALLHAIKELNEYRLEEGKVLEQDFLLRVQNISNILNSIIEIDDERMASVKERLRTALDTLKEKVDENRFEQELIYYLEKFDITEEKVRLANHLDYFSKSLHSEDSNGKKLGFITQEIGREINTIGSKSNYAPMQQLVVQMKDELEKIKEQLLNVL comes from the coding sequence ATGACCGGATTCGGAAAGTCTGTAGAACAACTTCCGTCTAAAAAAATTACCATCGAATTAAAATCACTGAACAGTAAGAGTTTGGATTTAAACGCTCGAATTCCTTCTTCATATCGAGAAAAAGAATTGGGAATGCGTAAAACAATTGCGAGTGCTTTAGTGAGAGGAAAAGTTGATTTTTCGTTGTATATAGAAGCAACTGCGGAAGAAACTTCTACTGTAATCAACAAAGCGGTTGTAAAACAATATATGCGTCAACTTCGCGATATTGAACCAGAAGCTAAAGATGTAGAGTTGTTGAAAATGGTAATTCGTATGCCAGATGCATTGAAAACAGAACGCGAAGAAATAGACGAAAAGGAATTTGAAGTGATTGAAAAAGCATTGCTACATGCTATTAAAGAGCTCAACGAATATCGTTTGGAAGAAGGAAAAGTGTTAGAACAAGACTTTTTATTACGCGTGCAAAATATTTCAAACATATTGAATAGCATTATTGAGATTGATGACGAACGTATGGCTTCTGTAAAAGAGCGACTTCGTACAGCATTAGATACTTTAAAAGAAAAGGTTGACGAAAATCGTTTTGAACAAGAATTGATTTATTATTTAGAGAAATTTGACATTACGGAAGAAAAAGTTCGCTTGGCAAATCACTTGGATTATTTTTCAAAATCGTTACATTCTGAAGATTCAAACGGAAAAAAATTAGGTTTTATTACACAAGAAATTGGTCGTGAAATTAATACGATTGGTTCTAAATCTAATTACGCGCCAATGCAACAATTGGTGGTTCAGATGAAAGACGAATTGGAAAAAATTAAAGAGCAACTTTTAAATGTGTTGTAA
- a CDS encoding PP2C family serine/threonine-protein phosphatase → MNTTNDYIKKLLETKKKVINNSLLHEFSSDETYQEKVQTIIDIQNEIMANWEVRSRIIEFKNESVRVPNGTQNIEYSHTFDTSLIQKHQIISFDLDGLDELGLTFDKETGTLAGMPETSGNFKIKILFNVKGEGESAEQNEKLIDIVFNPDPKLLWKNIPSDTEAIFWKEENSSISDTLGEKSIIISSKRGRSHQNDGTFRDDDFAYKHFDENDWSVIAVSDGAGSASFSREGSKVACNEIISYFENEILPSKELDAIEAQLDEFSETKNETILTEAENEAKKVLYKAVLHAHNKINELAQQTFEENEALFNRKNTSYNAEYFHATLIVTAIKKTKIGYVILTFGVGDCPIGIVNKDKTEARLLNWLDVGEFGGGTRFITQPSIFHSKERPMVSRFNMHIQEDFSHLFLMTDGIYDPKFEVEANLEKTEKWLEFIDDLEGKNEDKIGIDFSAELPEAEAQLNNWMDFWSKGNHDDRTLAIIY, encoded by the coding sequence ATGAACACAACCAATGACTACATAAAAAAGTTGCTCGAAACTAAAAAAAAAGTAATCAACAATTCGTTGTTGCACGAATTTAGTTCCGACGAAACTTATCAAGAAAAAGTACAAACAATCATAGATATCCAAAACGAAATTATGGCAAATTGGGAAGTAAGATCACGCATTATCGAATTTAAAAACGAAAGTGTTCGAGTTCCTAATGGCACACAAAATATTGAATATTCGCATACGTTTGATACGTCTCTAATCCAAAAACATCAAATCATTTCTTTCGATTTAGATGGATTAGACGAACTCGGATTAACCTTTGACAAAGAAACAGGCACACTCGCAGGAATGCCAGAAACTAGCGGAAACTTTAAAATTAAAATTCTTTTTAATGTAAAAGGCGAAGGCGAAAGTGCTGAACAAAATGAAAAACTAATCGATATTGTATTCAATCCTGATCCGAAATTGCTTTGGAAAAACATTCCAAGTGACACGGAAGCTATCTTCTGGAAAGAAGAAAACAGCTCAATTTCAGATACATTAGGCGAAAAATCAATTATAATTTCTTCCAAAAGAGGAAGATCTCATCAAAATGATGGAACTTTTAGAGATGACGATTTTGCATACAAACACTTCGACGAAAATGATTGGAGCGTTATTGCAGTTTCAGACGGCGCAGGAAGTGCAAGTTTTTCCCGAGAAGGTTCAAAAGTAGCCTGTAACGAAATCATTTCATACTTTGAAAATGAAATTCTACCAAGTAAAGAATTAGATGCTATTGAAGCACAACTCGATGAATTTTCTGAAACTAAAAATGAAACAATTCTAACGGAAGCTGAAAACGAAGCAAAAAAAGTTTTGTACAAAGCCGTTTTACATGCACACAACAAAATCAATGAATTAGCGCAACAAACGTTTGAAGAAAACGAAGCGTTATTCAATAGAAAAAATACTTCCTACAATGCAGAATATTTTCATGCAACACTCATTGTCACAGCAATTAAAAAAACAAAAATAGGATATGTAATTCTAACGTTTGGCGTTGGCGATTGTCCTATTGGTATCGTAAACAAAGACAAAACGGAAGCGCGCTTGCTCAATTGGTTAGACGTTGGCGAATTTGGTGGCGGCACACGTTTTATAACGCAACCATCAATATTTCATTCTAAAGAACGTCCAATGGTGAGTCGCTTCAATATGCACATTCAAGAAGATTTTTCTCATCTATTTTTAATGACGGATGGAATTTACGATCCGAAGTTTGAAGTCGAAGCAAATCTGGAGAAAACCGAAAAATGGTTAGAATTTATTGACGATTTAGAAGGAAAAAACGAAGATAAAATTGGCATTGATTTTAGTGCTGAACTTCCAGAAGCAGAAGCTCAACTGAACAATTGGATGGACTTTTGGAGCAAAGGAAATCATGATGACCGAACTTTAGCAATCATTTACTAG